A section of the Triticum dicoccoides isolate Atlit2015 ecotype Zavitan chromosome 7A, WEW_v2.0, whole genome shotgun sequence genome encodes:
- the LOC119330999 gene encoding uncharacterized protein LOC119330999: MRGGAQAAAAPAGPGGSRGEAAPPLGSPANRQGQPGRTMPPTSAYIAIVPATLQQQLELMEESLGEVALGASLTYNISDLQMHKTPCKRLVRRQPYHGSTSFRRNHYRLCLGLHSFAWLTGMGMALAPRSSLSLRSLLLLMSHRKPHRSSFFSSSAAVPPAAPGTATPAADPAVQPPAAPDPDLAVPKGPRESTRDGPPRQPPGTMDIDAKDPGKKTL; the protein is encoded by the exons ATGCGTGGCGGGGCCCAAGCAGCGGCAGCACCAGCGGGCCCCGGCGGCAGTCGGGGCGAAGCAGCGCCACCGCTAGGTTCTCCGGCGAACAG ACAGGGACAGCCCGGCAGGACGATGCCTCCAACCTCTGCTTACATTGCAATTGTCCCAGCCACCCTCCAACAGCAGCTTGAG TTAATGGAGGAATCATTGGGAGAGGTAGCTCTAGGCGCCTCGTTGACCTACAACATTTCTGATCTCCAAATGCATAAAACCCCCTGCAAGCGGCTGGTTCGAAGGCAGCCATATCACGGATCGACTTCATTTCGACGCAACCACTACAGACTCTGTCTCGGTCTCCATTCCTTTGCCTGGCTAACGGGGATGGGGATGGCACTTGCTCCACGCTCGTCTCTGTCTCTGCGCTCCCTGCTGCTGCTCATGTCGCACAGGAAGCCACATCGgagctctttcttctcctcctccgccgccgttccGCCTGCGGCTCCAGGAACTGCCACTCCGGCTGCTGATCCTGCCGTTCAGCCTCCAGCCGCTCCAG ATCCTGATCTTGCAGTTCCTAAAGGTCCGCGCGAATCTACCCGCGATGGTCCGCCACGCCAACCTCCTGGAACTATGGATATAGACGCTAAAGACCCCGGCAAGAAGACTCTCTAA